From Nyctibius grandis isolate bNycGra1 chromosome 27, bNycGra1.pri, whole genome shotgun sequence, one genomic window encodes:
- the DYRK3 gene encoding dual specificity tyrosine-phosphorylation-regulated kinase 3, translating into MLLGRKPEAPLGAGRFGDGLYDSYMRIDQIRYQESTNEHSPSALPSLARSNVSSNKLTMKDHPLTGSQVKVEQLFEDSGNRRGSTLQSTGTTRSERSLPSLTKEKSIENISTSKGSGSSSNAHKAISQAPDQAVKQYKHQLSAYEQQEIFNFPEIYFVGPAAKKRQGVIGGPNNGGYDDDQGSYIHVPHDHLAYRYEVLKIIGKGSFGQVAKVYDHKLQQHLALKMVRNEKRFHRQAAEEIRILEHLKKQDKTGSMNVIHMLESFTFRNHICMTFELLSMNLYELIKRNKFQGFSIQLVRKFAQSILQCLDALYRNKIIHCDLKPENILLKQQGRSGIKVIDFGSSCFEHQRVYTYIQSRFYRAPEVILGSRYGMPIDMWSFGCILVELLTGYPLFPGEDEGDQLACMMELLGMPPQKLLDQSKRAKNFINSKGHPRYCTVTTHADGRVTLNGSRSRRGKIRGAPGNKDWVTALKGCDDPLFIEFLKECLSWDPSTRMIPSQALRHPWICKQAPKPPSTDKTSNKRISSYTSSLAGIGSKLPPVVGVANKLRANLTSDSNGSIPRCTVLPRLVS; encoded by the coding sequence GTTTCTAGCAACAAACTCACAATGAAGGATCACCCTCTAACTGGAAGTCAGGTCAAAGTGGAGCAATTATTTGAGGACTCTGGCAACAGAAGGGGTAGCACTCTTCAGTCTACAGGAACTACTCGTTCAGAAAGATCTCTTCCTTCCTtgacaaaagagaaaagtatAGAGAACATAAGCACTTCTAAAGGTAGTGGTAGTTCTTCAAACGCACACAAAGCCATTTCCCAAGCTCCAGACCAAGCTGTCAAACAGTACAAACATCAGCTATCTGCTTATGAGCAGCAAGagatatttaattttcctgaaatttaCTTTGTGGGTCCAGCTGCAAAAAAGAGGCAAGGAGTAATTGGTGGTCCCAACAATGGAGGTTATGATGATGACCAAGGCAGCTACATTCACGTGCCCCACGACCATCTTGCTTACCGGTATGAAGTACTCAAAATCATTGGCAAGGGCAGTTTTGGACAAGTTGCTAAAGTCTACGATCACAAACTCCAGCAACACTTGGCCTTAAAGATGGTTCGCAATGAAAAGAGATTCCATCGCCAGGCAGCAGAAGAAATCCGGATTCTGGAGCATCTGAAGAAGCAGGATAAAACGGGCAGTATGAATGTTATTCACATGCTGGAAAGCTTCACCTTTCGGAACCACATCTGTATGACCTTTGAACTCTTGAGTATGAACCTGTATGAgctgataaaaagaaataagtttCAGGGCTTCAGTATCCAACTGGTACGCAAGTTTGCTCAGTCTATACTGCAGTGTTTGGATGCTCTTTATAGAAACAAAATCATACACTGTGACTTGAAGCCAGAAAATATCCTTCTAAAACAGCAAGGGAGGAGTGGAATCAAGGTGATAGATTTTGGGTCCAGCTGTTTTGAGCACCAAAGAGTCTACACATACATTCAGTCTCGATTTTATCGGGCGCCGGAGGTAATTCTGGGAAGTCGCTATGGGATGCCCATAGACATGTGGAGTTTTGGCTGTATTCTGGTGGAGCTCTTGACTGGATACCCTCTTTTTCCTGGAGAGGATGAGGGAGACCAACTGGCTTGTATGATGGAACTTCTCGGAATGCCACCTCAGAAGCTTTTGGATCAATCCAAGCGAGCCAAGAACTTCATCAACTCTAAGGGTCATCCTCGCTACTGCACCGTAACTACACATGCAGATGGAAGAGTGACCCTTAATGGGAGTCGCTCGCGCCGGGGTAAAATACGAGGCGCTCCAGGGAACAAAGACTGGGTGACGGCCCTGAAAGGCTGCGACGATCCCTTGTTTATAGAGTTCTTGAAAGAATGTCTCAGCTGGGATCCTTCCACACGCATGATTCCGAGTCAAGCTCTAAGGCACCCTTGGATTTGTAAACAGGCACCCAAACCACCCAGCACTGATAAAACCTCCAATAAACGGATCTCTAGCTATACAAGTTCTCTCGCAGGAATAGGTTCCAAGTTGCCTCCCGTAGTTGGAGTAGCGAACAAGCTGAGGGCTAATTTGACATCTGACTCCAACGGCAGTATACCTCGATGTACTGTGCTACCCAGACTGGTCAGCTAA